In Nocardioides nitrophenolicus, the genomic window GTCGAGGGCGCGCAGGATGTCGGCCAGCTCGCGCCGCGAGGCGGGGTCGAGGTTGGAGCTGGGCTCGTCGAGGACCAGGATCTCCGGCTCCATCGCCAGCACGGTCGCGACGGCCACCCGACGGCGCTGGCCGAAGGAGAGATGGTGGGGCGGACGGTCGGCGAAGTCGGCCATGCCGACCTGCTCGAGCGCGTCCATCACCCGGCGCTCGAGCGCGGCGCCCTTGAGGCCGAGGTTGGCGGGGCCGAACCCGACGTCGGCGCGGACCGAGCCCATGAACAGCTGGTCGTCGGGGTCCTGGAACACGATGCCGACCCGGCGGCGGATCTCGAGCAGGTTCTTCTTGGTGACCGGCAGCCCGCTCACCGCCACGCTGCCCCCGCCGTGCCCCGTCTCGCCGGACAGGATCCCGTTGAGATGGAGCACCAGCGTGGTCTTGCCGGCGCCGTTGGGGCCGAGCAGGGCGACCCGCTCGCCGGCGTGGACGTGGAGGTCGACCCCGAAGAGGGCCTGATGGCCGTCGGGATAGGCGAAGGCGAGCTGCCGGACGTCGAGGACGGGGGTCACCGC contains:
- a CDS encoding energy-coupling factor ABC transporter ATP-binding protein, producing MTPVLDVRQLAFAYPDGHQALFGVDLHVHAGERVALLGPNGAGKTTLVLHLNGILSGETGHGGGSVAVSGLPVTKKNLLEIRRRVGIVFQDPDDQLFMGSVRADVGFGPANLGLKGAALERRVMDALEQVGMADFADRPPHHLSFGQRRRVAVATVLAMEPEILVLDEPSSNLDPASRRELADILRALDVTLLMVTHDLPYALELCPRAVVLSDGRVVADGTTYDVLTDEALMHAHRLELPWGFDPRAIAVDSLPR